Proteins encoded by one window of Glycine soja cultivar W05 chromosome 15, ASM419377v2, whole genome shotgun sequence:
- the LOC114386934 gene encoding protein phosphatase 2C 50-like: protein MEEITSTVAVPFTLGNLIQKEQAVTTHMEITGLKLRANTSSSLIFNPAVESEKHTDIGPQTQIEVSSEAKENPVGAGLVSEMVSQGDNNGLYSESLNQAIKENESLLVKDSQCDRHISQSAAGGKSSPCREESSVLRTNCERNSPIIIKVDDNIIDGKSGSTKLPHAREHESDDGSGSDESNKKTFDVRCEMPEKPTCLELSGNTTSTTPLWGCSSVCGRRKEMEDAIAVKPHLFQVTSRMLMDDHVSENTKYSPVHFFGVYDGHGGIQVANYCREHLHSVLVDEIEAAKSTLDGKKEMDNWEEQWKKAFSNCFHKVDDEVGGVGEGNGVSVEPLASETVGSTAVVAILTQTHIIVANCGDSRAVLCRGREALPLSDDHKPNRDDEWERIEAAGGRIIQWNGYRVLGVLAVSRSIGDRYLKPWVIPEPEVRCLQLDKNDECLILASDGLWDVMTNEEACDIARKRILLWHKKNGNNSSSEQGQEGVDPAAQYAAEYLSRLALQRGTKDNISVIVVDLKPQRKIKKKE from the exons ATGGAGGAAATAACTTCGACGGTTGCAGTGCCATTCACACTTGGGAATTTAATACAAAAGGAGCAAGCAGTGACAACCCACATGGAGATAACTGGTCTCAAACTCAGGGCAAATACATCATCATCTTTGATATTTAATCCTGCAGTTGAAAGTGAAAAGCACACAGATATTGGGCCACAAACCCAAATTGAAGTGTCTTCAGAGGCAAAGGAGAATCCCGTTGGAGCTGGCCTTGTCTCAGAAATGGTTAGTCAAGGAGACAATAATGGTTTATATTCTGAAAGTCTAAATCAGGCAATAAAAGAGAATGAATCATTGTTAGTTAAGGATTCTCAGTGTGATCGGCATATCTCTCAATCTGCTGCTGGTGGCAAAAGTAGTCCTTGTAGGGAGGAATCTTCTGTTTTGAGGACTAATTGTGAAAGAAATTCACCTATTATCATCAAGGTTGATGATAACATAATTGATGGAAAGTCTGGTTCGACCAAGCTGCCACATGCTAGGGAACATGAAAGTGATGATGGAAGTGGATCAGATGAGTCTAATAAGAAAACATTTGATGTGCGTTGTGAGATGCCTGAGAAGCCAACATGCTTGGAATTGAGTGGTAATACTACTAGTACTACCCCACTTTGGGGTTGCTCATCAGTTTGTGGAAGGAGAAAGGAGATGGAAGATGCTATTGCTGTTAAGCCTCACCTTTTTCAAGTCACTTCAAGGATGTTAATGGATGATCATGTGAGTGAAAACACAAAATACTCACCAGTCCACTTTTTTGGTGTCTATGATGGACATGGCGGCATTCAG GTTGCCAATTACTGTCGGGAACATCTTCATTCAGTGTTGGTTGATGAGATAGAAGCTGCAAAGTCAACTTTGGATGGAAAGAAAGAGATGGACAACTGGGAGGAGCAATGGAAAAAAGCATTCTCCAATTGCTTTCACAAAGTGGATGATGAGGTTGGAGGAGTTGGTGAAGGTAATGGTGTTAGTGTTGAACCTCTTGCTTCTGAGACTGTTGGCTCCACTGCTGTAGTTGCCATTTTGACTCAAACACACATAATAGTTGCAAACTGTGGAGATTCAAGAGCTGTCTTGTGTCGCGGAAGAGAAGCATTGCCATTGTCTGATGATCACAAA CCAAATAGAGACGATGAATGGGAAAGGATAGAAGCTGCAGGGGGAAGGATCATACAATGGAATGGGTACCGAGTTCTAGGTGTTTTGGCAGTGTCAAGGTCCATAG GTGACAGGTACTTGAAACCGTGGGTAATTCCAGAGCCAGAAGTGAGGTGTCTCCAATTAGACAAAAACGACGAATGCCTCATTCTGGCCAGTGATGGTTTATGGGATGTCATGACAAACGAAGAAGCCTGTGACATTGCACGAAAGCGAATCCTTCTTTGGCATAAGAAGAATGGCAACAACTCATCATCAGAACAAGGTCAAGAAGGAGTTGATCCTGCAGCTCAGTATGCCGCAGAGTATCTTTCTAGACTTGCCCTCCAAAGAGGAACCAAAGATAACATCTCTGTCATTGTTGTAGACTTGAAGCCTCAgagaaaaatcaagaaaaaagaataa
- the LOC114386935 gene encoding mitogen-activated protein kinase kinase 2-like isoform X2: protein MKKAGSISSGLKLTVPAASDRDSFTKFRSEPESGTFKAGDLLVNNEGVRIVSENEVEAPPPIRPQDNQLSLADIDTIKVIGKGNGGVVQLVQHKWTNQFFALKEIQMPIEEPIRRQIAQELKINQSAQCPYVVVCYNSFYHNGVISIILEYMDGGSLEDLLSKVKTIPESYLSAICKQVLKGLMYLHYAKHIIHRDLKPSNLLINHRGEVKITDFGVSVIMENTSGQANTFIGTYSYMSPERIIGNQHGYNYKSDIWSLGLILLKCATGQFPYTPPDREGWENIFQLIEVIVEKPSPSAPSDDFSPEFCSFISA from the exons atgaaGAAAGCAGGGAGCATAAGCTCTGGTCTCAAACTCACAGTTCCTGCTGCATCTGATCGTGATTCATTTACAAAGTTCCG GTCTGAGCCTGAAAGTGGAACGTTTAAGGCTGGTGACTTGCTTGTCAATAATGAAGGAGTTCGAATTGTCTCTGAGAATGAAGTGGAAGCT CCACCCCCGATCAGGCCACAAGATAACCAGTTAAGTTTGGCAGACATTGATACAATCAAAGTGATTGGAAAAGGAAATGGAGGGGTAGTGCAATTGGTGCAACACAAATGGACTAATCAGTTTTTTGCATTGAAG GAAATCCAAATGCCTATTGAGGAGCCTATCCGCAGGCAGATAGCACAAGAGctaaaaatcaatcaatcagCACAATGTCCCTATGTTGTTGTTTGCTACAATTCATTCTATCATAACGGTGTCATATCAATCATTTTAGAGTACATGGACGGAGGGTCCTTGGAAGATCTTCTGAGCAAAGTTAAAACAATTCCAGAGTCATATCTTTCTGCCATCTGCAAGCAG GTGCTCAAGGGTTTAATGTATCTTCACTATGCAAAACATATTATCCATAGGGACTTAAAACCTTCTAATCTGCTGATAAATCATAGAGGGGAGGTAAAGATTACTGACTTTGGTGTAAGTGTAATCATGGAAAATACATCTGGTCAAGcaaatacattcattggcacaTACAGCTATATGTCG CCAGAAAGAATCATTGGTAACCAGCATGGCTACAACTACAAAAGTGATATATGGAGCTTGGGACTGATTTTGCTCAAGTGTGCTACGGGGCAGTTTCCATATACACCACCGGATCGTGAAGGGTGGGAAAATATTTTCCAGCTTATTGAAGTCATTGTGGAAAAACCTTCTCCCAGTGCTCCATCAGATGATTTTTCTCCAGAATTTTGCTCATTTATCTCAGCATG A
- the LOC114386935 gene encoding mitogen-activated protein kinase kinase 2-like isoform X1, whose amino-acid sequence MKKAGSISSGLKLTVPAASDRDSFTKFRSEPESGTFKAGDLLVNNEGVRIVSENEVEAPPPIRPQDNQLSLADIDTIKVIGKGNGGVVQLVQHKWTNQFFALKEIQMPIEEPIRRQIAQELKINQSAQCPYVVVCYNSFYHNGVISIILEYMDGGSLEDLLSKVKTIPESYLSAICKQVLKGLMYLHYAKHIIHRDLKPSNLLINHRGEVKITDFGVSVIMENTSGQANTFIGTYSYMSPERIIGNQHGYNYKSDIWSLGLILLKCATGQFPYTPPDREGWENIFQLIEVIVEKPSPSAPSDDFSPEFCSFISACLQKNPGDRPSARDLINHPFINMHEDLNVDLSAYFFNSGCTLATI is encoded by the exons atgaaGAAAGCAGGGAGCATAAGCTCTGGTCTCAAACTCACAGTTCCTGCTGCATCTGATCGTGATTCATTTACAAAGTTCCG GTCTGAGCCTGAAAGTGGAACGTTTAAGGCTGGTGACTTGCTTGTCAATAATGAAGGAGTTCGAATTGTCTCTGAGAATGAAGTGGAAGCT CCACCCCCGATCAGGCCACAAGATAACCAGTTAAGTTTGGCAGACATTGATACAATCAAAGTGATTGGAAAAGGAAATGGAGGGGTAGTGCAATTGGTGCAACACAAATGGACTAATCAGTTTTTTGCATTGAAG GAAATCCAAATGCCTATTGAGGAGCCTATCCGCAGGCAGATAGCACAAGAGctaaaaatcaatcaatcagCACAATGTCCCTATGTTGTTGTTTGCTACAATTCATTCTATCATAACGGTGTCATATCAATCATTTTAGAGTACATGGACGGAGGGTCCTTGGAAGATCTTCTGAGCAAAGTTAAAACAATTCCAGAGTCATATCTTTCTGCCATCTGCAAGCAG GTGCTCAAGGGTTTAATGTATCTTCACTATGCAAAACATATTATCCATAGGGACTTAAAACCTTCTAATCTGCTGATAAATCATAGAGGGGAGGTAAAGATTACTGACTTTGGTGTAAGTGTAATCATGGAAAATACATCTGGTCAAGcaaatacattcattggcacaTACAGCTATATGTCG CCAGAAAGAATCATTGGTAACCAGCATGGCTACAACTACAAAAGTGATATATGGAGCTTGGGACTGATTTTGCTCAAGTGTGCTACGGGGCAGTTTCCATATACACCACCGGATCGTGAAGGGTGGGAAAATATTTTCCAGCTTATTGAAGTCATTGTGGAAAAACCTTCTCCCAGTGCTCCATCAGATGATTTTTCTCCAGAATTTTGCTCATTTATCTCAGCATG TTTACAGAAAAATCCAGGGGATAGACCGTCAGCTCGGGACCTTATA AATCATCCTTTTATCAACATGCATGAGGACTTGAACGTGGATCTTTCAGCTTATTTCTTCAACTCAGGATGTACACTTGCAACCATATAG